A stretch of the Tolypothrix sp. NIES-4075 genome encodes the following:
- a CDS encoding AAA family ATPase: MVKKYVLTGGPGAGKTSLLIYLEMLGELTIREASEDLIRYQHALGVAPRLDPNFEEKVLKLQLSRERNISPTWHRVFLDRGLLDVLGYYQFLNINPSELMQSVIQRLQQEKVYEKIFLIEHQRVIETTSIRIENIEQALYIEKLQAENYKQFGYEVIRIPFDSVKVRTEMILSNL, from the coding sequence ATGGTAAAAAAATATGTACTCACCGGAGGACCTGGTGCTGGTAAAACCAGTTTATTAATATATCTGGAAATGCTTGGTGAACTAACTATTCGAGAAGCATCAGAGGATTTGATTCGCTATCAACATGCACTAGGAGTAGCACCTCGACTCGATCCTAATTTTGAAGAAAAAGTATTAAAGCTGCAATTGTCTAGAGAACGTAATATTAGCCCAACGTGGCATAGAGTTTTTTTAGATAGAGGGTTATTAGATGTTCTCGGTTATTATCAATTTTTAAATATAAATCCCAGCGAGTTAATGCAATCAGTAATCCAGAGGTTGCAACAGGAAAAAGTATACGAAAAAATCTTCCTTATCGAGCATCAAAGAGTTATAGAAACCACATCCATTAGAATAGAAAATATTGAACAGGCATTATACATAGAAAAACTTCAAGCCGAAAATTATAAGCAGTTTGGTTATGAAGTAATTAGAATTCCCTTCGATTCAGTTAAAGTTAGAACAGAGATGATTTTATCAAACCTATAA
- a CDS encoding methyltransferase: protein MNNSEELQKLKYFINNESPYGVLEFRDQRLIVLPTVFPPIFNTNLLSVVVEELVSKFIEKQNLCRVFEMGPGCGAAILTVAKIKGVIASASDIAPMAVLNTKANALWWGVECDAYQGNLFENVPEEQFDIIFWNIPFVKENPGDIEDVKFRSAFDPNYQYLTKFLEQVNNRLTEHGQIVLAVDYILCDLDTVYILIDKAGFSSEVYKEGKIIWQQEEITYAYLLLTRKFG, encoded by the coding sequence ATGAATAACTCAGAAGAACTTCAAAAATTAAAATATTTTATCAACAACGAAAGTCCTTACGGAGTTTTAGAGTTTAGAGATCAGCGCTTAATTGTATTACCCACAGTATTTCCTCCCATTTTCAATACTAATCTGCTTTCAGTAGTGGTAGAAGAACTTGTAAGTAAGTTTATAGAAAAACAGAATTTATGTCGAGTATTTGAAATGGGTCCAGGTTGTGGTGCTGCTATCCTAACAGTTGCCAAAATCAAAGGAGTTATTGCCAGTGCTTCAGATATTGCCCCTATGGCAGTCCTAAATACTAAAGCTAATGCTTTGTGGTGGGGTGTAGAGTGTGATGCTTATCAAGGAAATTTGTTTGAAAATGTACCGGAAGAACAATTTGATATTATTTTTTGGAACATACCATTCGTTAAAGAAAATCCAGGAGACATAGAAGACGTAAAGTTTCGTTCTGCCTTTGATCCAAATTATCAATATCTGACGAAATTTTTAGAGCAGGTAAATAATCGTTTGACTGAACATGGACAAATTGTACTGGCAGTGGATTATATTTTATGTGATTTAGATACCGTATATATATTAATAGATAAAGCGGGTTTTAGTTCAGAGGTATATAAAGAAGGTAAAATAATTTGGCAACAAGAAGAAATAACGTATGCTTATTTGTTACTTACTAGAAAATTCGGTTGA
- a CDS encoding HAD family hydrolase: MFQTIAFDADDTLWHNEMIFQDTQKLLYQMLKPYADEEVIHQKLSKIEMSNVRVFGYGITGFSLSMIETALLVSSGQIPQSKIQYIIDCGKQMLEAPLELLPDVKQTLEKLINSYSLMLISKGDLMHQMNKIERSGLAELFSLIEIVHEKNNHIYKKIFHKHGITPSSLLMVGNSMRSDILPILEIGGSAVYIPYHVTSHVEMTTQSDIPADRFWQLESLKELPQLLSTLHQ; this comes from the coding sequence ATGTTTCAAACTATAGCTTTCGATGCCGACGATACATTGTGGCACAATGAGATGATTTTTCAGGATACACAGAAATTACTCTACCAAATGTTGAAGCCTTATGCTGATGAGGAAGTCATTCATCAAAAATTGTCCAAAATTGAGATGTCTAACGTTCGGGTATTCGGTTATGGAATCACAGGTTTTAGTTTATCAATGATCGAAACTGCGCTCTTGGTTTCATCTGGACAAATTCCTCAAAGCAAAATTCAATATATTATTGATTGTGGTAAGCAGATGCTAGAAGCACCGCTTGAGCTACTACCTGATGTCAAACAAACTTTAGAAAAATTAATAAACTCTTATTCTCTGATGCTGATCAGTAAAGGTGATTTAATGCATCAAATGAATAAGATAGAGCGATCGGGTTTAGCAGAACTGTTCTCTCTGATTGAAATCGTTCATGAAAAGAATAACCATATTTATAAAAAGATTTTTCACAAACACGGGATTACACCTTCATCATTGCTGATGGTTGGTAACTCAATGCGATCTGACATTTTGCCAATCTTGGAGATTGGTGGTAGTGCCGTATATATACCCTATCATGTTACTTCCCATGTGGAGATGACAACGCAGTCAGATATACCAGCGGATCGTTTCTGGCAGTTAGAGTCTTTGAAAGAGTTACCACAACTTTTGAGTACACTTCATCAATAA
- a CDS encoding RDD family protein, which yields MTIDRVPQKHYPKVDIGRRAMAFATDFFGVWLLSSVFGSGEIGIQVVQILVFAIAWGITRVVVVYNNQGQSLGRWAFDMKLLEVQDGQVVGRIPDLQSLLKREAIICFGALLISIALGNIIRNPTAIVLVIPLAIDCGAALSDTQMRQALHDRVSGTMIVSSRRGYSLDIKIKRLVEKTRRNVRK from the coding sequence ATGACTATCGACCGAGTACCCCAAAAACATTATCCCAAAGTTGATATTGGGCGACGCGCTATGGCATTCGCAACTGATTTCTTTGGTGTCTGGTTACTCAGTTCGGTATTCGGTAGCGGGGAAATTGGCATTCAAGTTGTGCAAATACTAGTTTTTGCGATCGCTTGGGGAATAACGCGAGTGGTGGTAGTGTACAACAATCAGGGGCAGAGTTTGGGACGTTGGGCTTTCGACATGAAGCTGCTAGAAGTCCAAGATGGACAAGTAGTAGGCAGAATTCCAGATTTGCAGTCTCTTCTCAAAAGAGAAGCTATAATCTGTTTTGGTGCGCTTTTAATATCAATTGCCCTCGGCAACATTATTAGAAACCCGACTGCTATAGTGCTAGTGATTCCCCTGGCAATAGACTGTGGGGCTGCGTTATCCGATACCCAGATGCGGCAGGCTTTGCACGATCGCGTATCTGGTACTATGATAGTTTCGTCGCGTCGAGGCTATTCGCTGGATATAAAAATCAAGCGATTAGTTGAAAAGACACGACGTAATGTGAGAAAATAG